A genomic region of Bactrocera dorsalis isolate Fly_Bdor chromosome 3, ASM2337382v1, whole genome shotgun sequence contains the following coding sequences:
- the LOC105227657 gene encoding facilitated trehalose transporter Tret1-2 homolog — MTNHSELVKLHNGSSAQKVLIVNGLDKIKPPKPLGERRKAVLRQELMVLLGNTCVVASGMSVALPSVSLAQLTDPNDIYHLNTEESSWFASINSMACPLGGLLVGYLMDRIGRRNTMLCTNFVGIIGLLLLVTAPHQTTRDAIYIQLLIGRFLCGLMIGLSLSPIGSYAAEISLPRIRGRLIMGTSIAIASGILLMYLLGYFIRNNFKLISIISVVYQCLAFCCCLPMPESPSWLLQKGYEERARKSLKYFRGLSKNDNNIYEEFETELALIKKNSDSSRTAAANESLLQAIRAPEVYKPLLMMIGFFFFQQCSGIVVVIVFAAQIATRAGVSADPLLVAVFVGVARIITTFFMGMIFEKWGRRPAGIVSATGMTICMTLLAANGWWPVIGEHVPLLSVFAIVLHIIFSTMGLLTLPFFMISEVFPQRVRGSANGFTLCVGLLFSFSVVKLYPTAEAWIGTANCFAFFGAISLLGVAFIYFIVPETKGRTLLEIENYFRTGRKVSNAEVARRQSQIAMEEAAGIYRSEQELNEVFLKLSKVDEDGENKLDAKE, encoded by the exons ATGACGAATCACTCTGAATTGGTGAAATTGCACAACGGTAGTTCAGcacaaaaagttttaattgtGAATGGACTCGATAAAATAAAGCCACCGAAACCGTTGGGCGAACGGAGAAAAGCAGTATTGCGTCAG GAGCTGATGGTACTTCTTGGCAATACGTGTGTGGTAGCATCGGGCATGTCCGTGGCTCTACCTTCTGTATCGCTAGCTCAACTAACAGATCCCAATGATATTTACCATCTGAACACCGAGGAAAGTAGTTGGTTTG CTTCTATTAACAGTATGGCATGTCCGCTGGGAGGCCTATTAGTAGGTTATCTCATGGATCGCATCGGTCGTAGGAACACGATGTTATGCACGAATTTCGTCGGTATTATCGGATTATTGCTGCTTGTCACTGCCCCCCACCAAACCACACGTGATGCGATTTATATACAGTTACTCATCGGCAGATTTCTATGTG GTCTTATGATTGGTTTATCACTGTCCCCAATTGGTTCGTATGCGGCGGAAATTAGTTTACCACGGATAAGGGGTCGTCTGATTATGGGTACATCGATAGCAATAGCCAGCGGTATATTACTTATGTATTTGTTAGGTTATTTTATACGG aacaattttaaattaatctcCATTATATCCGTCGTTTATCAGTGCTTGGCGTTCTGCTGTTGCCTTCCTATGCCTGAATCCCCAAGTTGGCTGCTACAAAAGGGCTATGAGGAGCGGGCTCGCAAGTCGCTGAAGTATTTTCGGGGTCTCTCAAAAAATG ATAATAACATTTACGAGGAATTCGAAACAGAATTGGCACTCATCAAGAAAAACTCAGACAGCAGTCGGACAGCCGCTGCCAATGAGTCGCTTTTACAGGCCATAAGAGCACCTGAGGTCTACAAACCATTGCTCATGATGATCGGcttctttttctttcaacaGTGCTCAGgaattgttgttgtgattgtaTTTGCAGCACAAATCGCTACACGCGCTGGTGTCTCTGCCGATCCGCTGCTGGTGGCTGTGTTCGTTGGTGTTGCACGTATAATTACCACTTTTTTCATGGGcatgattttcgaaaaatggGGACGTCGCCCAGCGGGTATAGTTTCAGCGACCGGAATGACGATTTGCATGACATTGCTTGCAGCTAACGGTTGGTGGCCAGTTATCGGCGAGCATGTCCCATTATTGTCTGTTTTTGCCATTGTGCTGCACATAATCTTCTCTACAATGGGTCTGCTAACCCTGCCATTCTTTATGATCTCAGAGGTTTTTCCACAACGTGTACGTGGCAGCGCCAATGGGTTCACACTGTGCGTTGGCCTTCTGTTCTCCTTTAGCGTAGTGAAGCTGTATCCCACCGCGGAAGCTTGGATAGGAACTGCAAATTGTTTCGCTTTTTTCGGTGCGATATCTCTATTAGGTGTGGcgttcatttatttcattgtgCCAGAGACGAAGGGCCGCACATTACTGGAAATTGAAAACTACTTCCGTACTGGACGGAAAGTGAGCAATGCAGAAGTTGCACGTCGGCAGTCACAAATAGCGATGGAGGAGGCTGCCGGAATATACCGTTCCGAACAGGAACTTAATGAAGTATTCTTGAAATTAAGTAAAGTAGACGAAGACGGCGAAAATAAACTAGACGCCAAAGAGTGA